A single window of Synechococcus sp. CBW1004 DNA harbors:
- a CDS encoding HD-GYP domain-containing protein — protein MSLYSRLIAMELGKRRALRSDFAEDIYLFAALHDVGKVGIADEILLKPGPLDPQERREMETHVVRGSELIQEMIGGLRLVADSKVEMLRHVVAGHHEKLDGSGYPLGLTAEEISLEARIVAVADIYDALSNVRPYKPALPLQEVEDIMQGMADRGQIDPECLEILLDCREQRQAIAAAYIDPFLQGAGAWWASEEGVGPRPDLHVSRT, from the coding sequence GTGTCGCTGTACAGCCGCCTGATCGCGATGGAGCTGGGCAAGCGCCGTGCGCTGCGCTCCGATTTCGCCGAGGACATCTATCTGTTCGCCGCCCTCCACGATGTGGGCAAGGTCGGCATCGCCGACGAGATCCTGCTCAAGCCCGGCCCCCTCGATCCGCAGGAGCGGCGTGAGATGGAGACCCACGTGGTGCGCGGCAGCGAACTGATCCAGGAGATGATCGGCGGCCTGCGGCTGGTGGCCGATTCCAAGGTGGAGATGCTGCGCCATGTGGTGGCGGGCCACCACGAGAAGCTCGATGGCAGCGGTTATCCCCTGGGTCTGACGGCCGAGGAGATCTCCCTGGAGGCCCGCATCGTGGCGGTGGCCGACATCTATGACGCCCTCTCCAACGTGCGTCCCTACAAACCCGCCCTGCCACTGCAGGAGGTGGAGGACATCATGCAGGGCATGGCGGATCGCGGCCAGATCGATCCGGAATGCCTGGAGATCCTGCTCGACTGCCGCGAACAGCGGCAGGCGATCGCCGCCGCCTACATCGATCCGTTCCTCCAGGGAGCGGGGGCCTGGTGGGCCAGCGAGGAAGGCGTCGGCCCGCGGCCCGATCTGCATGTGAGCCGGACTTAG
- a CDS encoding GAF domain-containing protein, with protein sequence MAQTHPNPFRCLDQRQPIQDRLRWVHERLLAIDDRLERLAFAVYQPRNDLLSTFVSHNSHGANLSFYDAPLAAIPSLQALAGSRSCRVIDDMASELPRQSAHSRWLLEHGWRSSYTVPLFREEHLLGFLFVNGQKPALFTPELRQRIDPHLELLGAVLNQELSTGDSLRVACSWP encoded by the coding sequence ATGGCCCAGACCCATCCCAACCCGTTCCGCTGTCTGGACCAGCGCCAGCCGATCCAGGACCGGCTGCGCTGGGTCCACGAGCGGCTGCTGGCGATCGACGACCGCCTCGAGCGGCTGGCCTTCGCGGTCTATCAGCCCCGCAACGACCTGCTGAGCACCTTCGTCAGCCACAACAGCCACGGGGCCAACCTCAGCTTCTACGACGCGCCCTTGGCGGCGATCCCCTCGCTGCAGGCCCTGGCCGGTTCACGCAGCTGCCGCGTGATCGACGACATGGCCTCCGAGCTGCCCCGCCAGTCGGCCCACAGCCGCTGGCTGCTGGAGCACGGCTGGCGCAGCTCCTACACCGTGCCCCTGTTCCGCGAGGAGCACCTGCTGGGCTTCCTGTTCGTCAACGGCCAGAAGCCGGCCCTGTTCACCCCGGAGCTGCGCCAGCGGATCGATCCCCATCTGGAACTGCTCGGCGCGGTGCTCAACCAGGAACTCAGCACCGGCGACAGCCTGCGGGTGGCCTGCAGCTGGCCCTGA